Genomic window (Streptomyces sp. RerS4):
GCCAGCCCTTCCTTCTCGGTCAGCTCGGCGGTCTCGTAGACGGAGGCCTTGACGGCCTCGACGGCCAGCGGCCCGCACGCGTTGATCTGCTCGGCGATCTCCAGGGCCGTCTCCAGCGCGGTGCCCTGCGGCACCACCCGGCCGACCAGCCCGATCCGGGCGGCCTCCTCGGCGGAGTACGGGCGCCCCGTCAGCAGCATCTCCAGTGCGTGCGTCCGGGGGATCTGGCGGGGCAGCCGGACCGTGGAGCCCCCGATCGGGAACAGGCCCCGCTTGACCTCGAACAGCCCGAACGTGGCCCCGGCCCCCGCGACGCGGATGTCGGTGCCCTGGAGGATCTCCGTCCCGCCGGCCACGCAGTAGCCCTCCACCGCCGCGATCACCGGCTTGCGCGGGCGGTGGTGGCGGAGCATCGCCTTCCAGTGCAGGTCGGGGTCGTCCTTGAGCCGGTCCCGGTAGCGCTCGCCCGCCATGCCCTTGCCGGCCAGCGCCTTGAGGTCCATCCCCGCGCAGAAGTCGCCGCCCGCGCCCGTGAGGACCACGGAGCGGATCGATTCGTCGGCGTCCGCCTCCAGCCAGCCGTCGTAGAGCCCCACCAGCAGGGGAAGCGAGAGCGCGTTCTTCGCCTCCGGCCTGTTCATGGTGAGCACCAGCGTGGCGCCCCGGCGTTCCACGGTCAGGTGTTCCGTCCCGCCCATTGCCGTCCTCCCGTCTCAAGACCTAGAACAGGTTGCAGGAGGGGAGGGTGCAGTTCAATAGTTTTCTGACACTCAGTCAGATTTCTTGGCGTGCACCCTTCCCACTTGGACCGGGCGGCGCTCTAATGACCGCCGAGCAGCCCAGCCATGGGATTTTTCGGGTCAGGAGGAACGGTGGAGTACAACCTTGCCGACCTGTTCGAGTCGGTCGTGGACGTGGTCCCGGACCGCGAGGCCCTGGTGTACGTGGACCACCCCGGGACCGGCGCCGAGCGCCGCCTGACGTACGCGGAGCTGGACACCGCCGCGAACCGCGTCGCGCACCACCTGATGGACAGCGGGCTGCGGCCGGGCGAGCACGTGGGGCTGCATCTCTACAACGGCATCGAATACCTCCAGACCGTCCTGGCCTGCCTGAAGGCGCGCCTGGTGCCGGTGAACGTCAACTACCGGTACGTGGAAGAGGAGCTGGTCTACCTCTACAACGACGCCGACCTCGCCGCGCTCGTCTTCGAGGGCGAGTTCACCGAGCGGGTGGCGGCCGCGCTGCCGCAGACGACGAAGCTGCGGCACCTGATCCGCGTCGGAACGACTCCGGACGGCGCCCCGGAGCCCGCCGTGGCGCCGGTGGCGTACGCGGACGCGGAGGCGGCCGGGTCTCCCGAGCGCGGGTTCCCCGAGCGCAGCCCCGACGACCTGTTCATCATCTACACGGGCGGCACGACGGGCATGCCCAAGGGCGTCATGTGGCGGGCCGAGGACCTGTTCTTCGCGGGGCTCTTCGGCGGCGAGCCGTCGGGCGAGCCGGTGAAGCGGCCGGAGGAACTGGCCGAGCGGGTGGCGGCGCGGGGCGCGGGCCTGACCTTCTTCCCCGCTCCGCCGCTGATGCACGGCACCTCGACCCTGACCTCGTTCATCGCCTTCAACTACGGCCAGCGCGTGGTCGTCCACCGCAAGTACGTGCCGGAGGAGGTGCTGCGCACCATAGAGAAGGAGAAGGTGTCGAGCGTCTCGCTGGTCGGCGACGCGATGCTGCGGCCCCTCATCGACGCCCTGAACGGGCCGCTCAAGGGGACGGACCTGTCCTCGCTGTTCAGCGTCTCCTCATCCGGCGCGATCATGTCGGAGACGGTGCGCGCGGAGTTCCAGCGGCTGGTGCCGAACGTGGTGCTGCTGAACAACTTCGGCTCCTCGGAGTCCGGTTCGAACGGCCGGGCCACGGACGACTCGGGGCCGGAGAAGGGCTTCCGGCTCCAGGTCAACGACCGTACGCAGGTGGTGGACCCGGTGACGCACGAGCCGGTGGCGGTCGGGCAGCCGGGGCGGCTGGCGCAGCGCGGACACGTACCGCTCGGCTACTACAACGACCCGGTCAAGACCGCGGAGACGTTCTTCCAGAAGGGGTCCGAGCGGTGGGTGCTGCTGGGCGACATGGCGACGGTCGACGAGGAGGGCATCGTCACGGTCCTGGGGCGGGGCTCTCAGTGCATCAACACGGGGGGCGAGAAGGTCTACCCGGAGGAGGTCGAGCAGGCGCTGAAGTCGCATCCGAACGTGTACGACGCCCTGGTCGCGGGGGTGGCGGATCCGACGTGGGGCAGCCATGTCGCGGCGGTGGTCCAGGTCCGGGCAGGGGCGCCGGAGCCCACGCTTGAGGAGATCCAGCTGCACTGCCGGACCCGGCTCGCCGGGTACAAGATCCCGCGCCAGCTGGTGATCGCGCCGACGATCCAGCGCTCGCCGAGCGGCAAGGCGGACTACCGGTGGGCGAAGTCGGTGGCGACGGAGGCCGACGCGGCGGCACGCTGAACATACGGGTGGTGGTGCGGGCCGGGGCCCGAGCGCACCGCCGGGCTGCCCGCTTACCGCTGGGCGCGCAGTTCGGCCGCGAGGGCGCGGGTCCAGCCCGCGAGTTCCGCGCGGTCGGCGCCCTGACCCAGGACCGCCACCTGTCCGTCGGTCAGGCGCTCGGGGCCCGCGTCCTCCAGGAGGTGGGCGGTTTCGGCCAGCATCCCGGCCAGCCGGCGCGCTTCGGAGGCGCTGAGCCGCACGGACACCGCGGGGTCGATGACGGACATGACGGCCGCCTCCCATCGCGCTTCGGACAGCGGACGGCACGCGTCGCGCCTCGCGCTCGCCCGCTCCTCCTTCGACCGTACGCCGCCGGGCGCGCGGACGCCGCTCGGCCGCCGGCGGCGCGGGCGCCCGCGGCTCAGACGCCGGCAGTTCAGACGCCGGCGGCCAGGAAGCGTTCGACGCGGGCGGCGAACCAGGCCGGGTCGTCCAGCCACGGGAAGTGGCTCGCGCCCGGCTGGACGTCGATCAGCCCGTGCGGGAACAGCTCGGCGAGGCGGGCGGCGTGCGCGGGCGGGGGATTGCCGTCCAGCTCCCCCGCCAGGACCAGGACCGGGGCTGCCACCCGCCGCAGAGCGGCGCGGGTGGCGGGCGGGTCGAAGGCGTCGGGGTGGGCGAAGACGGTTGCGGCCTTCTCGTTCTGTTCGTGGGGGTTCGCGGCGTGGTGCGCGCGGGCGGTCTCGTCCCAGCGGCCGTAGAAGAGCGGGGCGGCCAGGTCCCAGACCTCGTCCGTGTCGACGCCGGCGAGGATCCGCTCGTAGGCCTCGATCGCACGGTCGTAGAGGGCGACGCCCGCCCGCAGGCGCGCCGCCGTGAGCTTCTGCTCGGCGGAGACGGGCAGGTCCACGGCCCGGGCCGTGGGGGTGATCAGGGCCATCCGGCCGACCCGTTCGGGGTGCGCGGCGGCGTAGAGCAGGGCGAGGTTGCCGCCGGCCGAGTGGGCGAGGAGGTCCAGGCGTTCGAGGCCGAGGTGGAGGCGGAGGGCCTCGACGTCGGCGACCTGGTGGTCCACCCGGTACGTCGCCTCGTCCGCCGGGATCGCGGAGTCGCCGGTGCCGCGCAGGTCGAGGCGGACGAGCCGACGTCCGGCGGGCAGGCCACCGAGGTCACCGAGGTAGGTCGAGGCGCGCATGGCGCCGCCCGGCAGGCAGACCAGTGGGGTTCCCTCGCCGTCCGGGTGGTAGGCGAGTTCGGTTCCGTCGAAGGTGGTGAAGGCAGGCATGGGCGCCATCCCATCAGATGATCACTCGTTCGAGTCATTGATTTAGCCGGCCGGGTCCGGCAATCTGCCGAATGAACGTTCGGTTGGTGGGGTTTCCGGTGAGGTGACGAGATGACGGCATACACGGCGGACGCGGCGGACGCGGATTTCCGGGACGAGGGCGAGCGGCTGAGCGCCGACGAACTGGCGGCGCTCCAGCTGAAGCGGCTGCGGGACACCCTGTACCGGGTGTACGAGCACGTGCCCTTCTACCGTCGGGCCTTCGAGAAGGCCGGGGTGCACCCCGACGACTGCCGCTCCCTGGCCGACCTGTCCCTCTTCCCCTTCACCACCAAGGCCGACCTGCGCGAGGAGTACCCCTTCGGGATGTTCGCGGTCCCCCGCTCCGAGGTGCGCCGCGTGCACGCCTCCAGCGGCACCACCGGCCGGCCCACGGTGGTGGGGTACACCGAGCGGGACCTGTCCACCTGGGCGGATGTCGTCGCCCGGTCGATCCGCGCGGCGGGCGGCCGCCCCGGACAGATGGTGCACGTCGCCTACGGGTACGGCCTGTTCACCGGCGGGCTCGGCGCGCACTACGGGGCGGAGCGGCTGGGCTGTACGGTCGTGCCGGCTTCCGGGGGCATGACCGACCGGCAGGTCGCCCTCATCCAGGACTTCCGGCCGGAGGTCATCATGGTGACCCCCTCCTACATGCTCACCCTGCTCGACGAGATGGAGCGCCAGGGCATCGACCCGCGCGCGACCTCCCTGCGGACGGGGATATTCGGCGCGGAGCCGTGGACCGAGGAGATGCGCCGGGAGATCGAGGAGCGGCTCGGGATGGACGCCGTGGACATCTACGGCCTGTCCGAGGTGATGGGACCGGGGGTGGCGCAGGAGTTCGCCTCCCACAAGGACGGCCTGCACATCTGGGAGGACCACTTCTACCCCGAGGTGATCGATCCGCTGACGGGCGCCGTCCTGCCGGACGGGGAGCCGGGCGAGCTGGTCTTCACCTCCCTCACCAAGGAGGCCATGCCCGTCGTCCGCTACCGAACCCGGGACCTGACCCGGCTGCTGCCGGGGACGGCCAGAGCCGCCTTCCGCCGTATGGAGAAGGTGACCGGCCGCACCGACGACATGATCATCCTGCGCGGGGTGAACCTCTACCCGACCCAGATCGAGGAGATCCTCCTGCGTACCCCGGGCCTCGCCCCGCACTTCCAGCTGCGCCTGACCCGGGAGGGCCGCATGGACGCACTGACCGTACGGGTGGAGGCTCGCCGCGAGGCCGACGCGGAACGCCGTCGCACGGCGGCCGCCGAGCTCGTCCGGGCGGTGAAGGAATCCGTCGGGGTGTCGGTGGCGGTGGAGGTGGTGGACCCGGAGACCCTGGAGCGCTCGCTCGGCAAGATCAAGCGCATCCGCGACCTCCGCACCCCACGCGAGTGAGCGTCACCCCCGCCCGCCCCGAGAGGTCCGGGCCGAGCGGGAACTCCCGAGCCATCCCTTCGGCCCCACTTCGGTGCGGCCTCCGGGACTCCACCGGCCCGTCCGGGTAGTCCATGGGGCGTGACCTCGCATCTCCGGCGGCTCCACGACCGGCTCCTGGGCTCTCCCCTCGGGCTGGCCTGGAGTCGCGGCCGGGAGATCGAGCTCATGCACCGGGCGATGGGCTTCGCCGCCCTCGGGTTCCTCACCCTGGTGCCGCTCCTGGTGGTGGTGGCGGCGGCCGCTCCCGGCAGTGGTTCCGGCTTCGGCCGCTGGCTGGGTCAGGCCCTCGGGGTGTCGGAAGCCTCCCGTGCCCGTGTGGAGCTGCTGTTCGGAGCGGCGGACCTGGCACTGGAACGGACCACCGCCTTCGGGTTGGCCGCCCTCGCCGTGTTCGGCCTGACCTTCGGCTCGGCCGTGCAGACCGGGTACGAGAAGGTGTGGGACCTGCCGACCGCCCGCTGGCACACCATGTGGCGGCACGTGGTGTGGCTGGCCCTGCTGGTCTGCTACCTGGCGCTGCTCGTCGGCATCCCCGCCCCGTCCGACGACTGGGTCGGCACGGCTCTGGGCACCTCCGGCGACGTGCTCGGCACCTGCCTGTTCTTCTGGAGCTCGGGCCGGATCCTGTTGGGCGGCCGGGTCCGGTGGCGGG
Coding sequences:
- a CDS encoding alpha/beta hydrolase codes for the protein MPAFTTFDGTELAYHPDGEGTPLVCLPGGAMRASTYLGDLGGLPAGRRLVRLDLRGTGDSAIPADEATYRVDHQVADVEALRLHLGLERLDLLAHSAGGNLALLYAAAHPERVGRMALITPTARAVDLPVSAEQKLTAARLRAGVALYDRAIEAYERILAGVDTDEVWDLAAPLFYGRWDETARAHHAANPHEQNEKAATVFAHPDAFDPPATRAALRRVAAPVLVLAGELDGNPPPAHAARLAELFPHGLIDVQPGASHFPWLDDPAWFAARVERFLAAGV
- a CDS encoding acyl-CoA synthetase, which encodes MEYNLADLFESVVDVVPDREALVYVDHPGTGAERRLTYAELDTAANRVAHHLMDSGLRPGEHVGLHLYNGIEYLQTVLACLKARLVPVNVNYRYVEEELVYLYNDADLAALVFEGEFTERVAAALPQTTKLRHLIRVGTTPDGAPEPAVAPVAYADAEAAGSPERGFPERSPDDLFIIYTGGTTGMPKGVMWRAEDLFFAGLFGGEPSGEPVKRPEELAERVAARGAGLTFFPAPPLMHGTSTLTSFIAFNYGQRVVVHRKYVPEEVLRTIEKEKVSSVSLVGDAMLRPLIDALNGPLKGTDLSSLFSVSSSGAIMSETVRAEFQRLVPNVVLLNNFGSSESGSNGRATDDSGPEKGFRLQVNDRTQVVDPVTHEPVAVGQPGRLAQRGHVPLGYYNDPVKTAETFFQKGSERWVLLGDMATVDEEGIVTVLGRGSQCINTGGEKVYPEEVEQALKSHPNVYDALVAGVADPTWGSHVAAVVQVRAGAPEPTLEEIQLHCRTRLAGYKIPRQLVIAPTIQRSPSGKADYRWAKSVATEADAAAR
- a CDS encoding crotonase/enoyl-CoA hydratase family protein, with product MGGTEHLTVERRGATLVLTMNRPEAKNALSLPLLVGLYDGWLEADADESIRSVVLTGAGGDFCAGMDLKALAGKGMAGERYRDRLKDDPDLHWKAMLRHHRPRKPVIAAVEGYCVAGGTEILQGTDIRVAGAGATFGLFEVKRGLFPIGGSTVRLPRQIPRTHALEMLLTGRPYSAEEAARIGLVGRVVPQGTALETALEIAEQINACGPLAVEAVKASVYETAELTEKEGLASELLRGWPIFDTADAKEGARAFAEKRPAVYRRE
- a CDS encoding YhjD/YihY/BrkB family envelope integrity protein, whose protein sequence is MTSHLRRLHDRLLGSPLGLAWSRGREIELMHRAMGFAALGFLTLVPLLVVVAAAAPGSGSGFGRWLGQALGVSEASRARVELLFGAADLALERTTAFGLAALAVFGLTFGSAVQTGYEKVWDLPTARWHTMWRHVVWLALLVCYLALLVGIPAPSDDWVGTALGTSGDVLGTCLFFWSSGRILLGGRVRWRAMLPGAVATSVGLLGLRTFSQVVFSPLIASNAVTYGPFGTLLVVQSWLVGVGFVVYGGALVGRLVHEHLVQRRLRQDGLLPA
- the paaK gene encoding phenylacetate--CoA ligase PaaK; this encodes MTAYTADAADADFRDEGERLSADELAALQLKRLRDTLYRVYEHVPFYRRAFEKAGVHPDDCRSLADLSLFPFTTKADLREEYPFGMFAVPRSEVRRVHASSGTTGRPTVVGYTERDLSTWADVVARSIRAAGGRPGQMVHVAYGYGLFTGGLGAHYGAERLGCTVVPASGGMTDRQVALIQDFRPEVIMVTPSYMLTLLDEMERQGIDPRATSLRTGIFGAEPWTEEMRREIEERLGMDAVDIYGLSEVMGPGVAQEFASHKDGLHIWEDHFYPEVIDPLTGAVLPDGEPGELVFTSLTKEAMPVVRYRTRDLTRLLPGTARAAFRRMEKVTGRTDDMIILRGVNLYPTQIEEILLRTPGLAPHFQLRLTREGRMDALTVRVEARREADAERRRTAAAELVRAVKESVGVSVAVEVVDPETLERSLGKIKRIRDLRTPRE